The proteins below come from a single Elusimicrobiaceae bacterium genomic window:
- a CDS encoding aminopeptidase codes for MFTKTQLAKYADVMIWAMENARRGGKFKKYDQVLVRYDKAALPLAHAIYERLLSKKYLPIVRTTLPEEIQRSFYTLADDKQLKHITAGEEAFQESLNGLIALHAPEDLTALKTVNPTRIGTAAVARKSLREILDKTEQAGLFSWTLCNYPTEELAQKAGLTLKQYAGQIAKACFLNEKDPVKKWKEVMAQITEIGQWLNGLKINTLHVQSANMDFEVLLGEKRKFISGGGNNIPSFEIFTSPDWRGTKGVYFADLSSYRTGNYVKGVRLEFKNGRAIKATAEAGENYLRKMLDMDRGAAQIGEFSLTDRRFSKIDKFMADILFDENFGGKYGNCHVAVGSSYADTYAADMSKLDKKLKEKLGYNESALHWDLINTENKTVHAMLKNGKKVLIYEKGQFCF; via the coding sequence ATTTTTACAAAAACACAATTGGCAAAATATGCCGATGTTATGATTTGGGCGATGGAAAATGCCAGACGCGGAGGAAAATTTAAAAAGTATGATCAAGTGTTAGTCCGTTATGACAAAGCCGCCTTACCGTTGGCACATGCTATTTATGAAAGATTATTAAGTAAAAAATATTTGCCTATCGTCAGAACTACTCTGCCCGAAGAAATTCAACGCAGCTTTTATACTTTAGCAGATGATAAGCAACTCAAACATATCACTGCAGGGGAGGAGGCTTTTCAGGAATCTTTAAATGGATTGATCGCCCTGCACGCACCAGAAGATTTGACCGCCCTAAAAACCGTCAATCCCACCAGAATCGGCACCGCTGCCGTAGCGCGCAAAAGCCTGCGTGAAATTTTGGATAAAACCGAACAAGCCGGTCTTTTTTCTTGGACTTTGTGCAATTATCCTACCGAGGAATTGGCTCAAAAAGCAGGCCTCACGCTTAAACAATATGCCGGACAAATTGCCAAAGCCTGTTTTTTAAATGAAAAGGATCCTGTAAAGAAATGGAAAGAAGTCATGGCCCAAATTACGGAAATCGGACAATGGTTAAATGGTCTTAAAATTAATACGCTTCATGTGCAATCTGCAAATATGGATTTTGAAGTTTTGTTAGGAGAAAAGCGAAAGTTTATTTCAGGTGGAGGAAATAATATTCCTTCTTTTGAAATTTTTACTTCCCCTGATTGGCGTGGAACGAAAGGGGTGTATTTTGCAGATTTATCCTCTTACCGTACGGGCAACTATGTAAAAGGCGTTCGCCTTGAATTTAAAAACGGCAGAGCCATCAAAGCAACCGCCGAAGCAGGTGAAAATTATTTGCGTAAAATGTTGGATATGGACCGCGGAGCCGCCCAAATAGGAGAATTTTCGTTAACCGACAGACGTTTTTCCAAAATTGATAAATTTATGGCTGATATTTTGTTTGATGAAAACTTTGGAGGGAAATACGGCAATTGTCACGTCGCCGTAGGCTCAAGTTATGCCGACACTTATGCCGCAGATATGAGCAAACTTGATAAAAAACTTAAAGAAAAGTTAGGCTACAACGAATCAGCCCTACACTGGGATTTAATCAATACGGAAAATAAAACTGTACATGCCATGCTTAAAAACGGCAAAAAAGTATTGATTTATGAAAAAGGACAGTTCTGTTTTTAG